The nucleotide sequence AGATACGGTGGTTTATCTCCCGCGCGTGGCGCTCCCCGGCGGGTGAGACCCAGAGCCAACGGCTGGTCAAGCGGCCGGTGAGGTAGTCCGGCTCGGAGTCCTCCAGGAGCAGCCACTCGCGGTCGGCGTCGCCCCGGCCCCGCTGGAAATTGCGCATGAGGCCGTCCCGGTTGACCAGGGACATGACCAGGCGGCCGCCGGACCGCAACAGCCGTGACCACTCGGCCAGGGCCCGCTCGTCCTCGCCCTCGTCGGCGAAGTAGCCGAAGCTGGTCCACATGTTGATGAGCGCGTCGAAGGCGCCTGTCCCGAGGCCCGTCTCGCGCATGTCGGCGCGGACGAAGACCGCCGGCAGGCCCGCGGCACCAATTTCAGCCCGTTCGAGGTAATCGGCGCAGAAGTCCACCCCGGCGACCTCCACCCCCCGGCGCGCCAGGGGAATCGAGTGCCGGCCTATGCCGCAGCAGACGTCGGCCAGCCGCGACCCGGGGCGCAGATTCAACTGTCGCCAGAGGTAGTCTATCTCTTCCACCGGTGCCTCTCCGCCCGCGGAACCGAAGCCCCCCTCGAGCCAGACGTCATCGAAAAAGGTCTCCCACCACTCGACAGTCATCGGATAAACCTCCGTCAGTCCGGCGTCGGTTCAGGGAGGGGCGCATGCCGGTGGATACGTCTACCCATGGCGGAGTAG is from bacterium and encodes:
- a CDS encoding methyltransferase domain-containing protein; translated protein: MTVEWWETFFDDVWLEGGFGSAGGEAPVEEIDYLWRQLNLRPGSRLADVCCGIGRHSIPLARRGVEVAGVDFCADYLERAEIGAAGLPAVFVRADMRETGLGTGAFDALINMWTSFGYFADEGEDERALAEWSRLLRSGGRLVMSLVNRDGLMRNFQRGRGDADREWLLLEDSEPDYLTGRLTSRWLWVSPAGERHAREINHRIYAVHELVRMGARHDLEIVAAHGSLLGEPAGREHVHMYLTFAKS